gGGTTTTGAAACTTTGTTATAAAtgattaattgaatcaggcattactttgcggaggtccatatcaatgaactaaaagaatttctttgcttacTCGCGACCAAAAAAATGGGTGGTGGGGTTAAAATGGGGtttcgcgggtgaacaaagacactttttttatgttggttaggttattgtgtcggggtttaaaaacaatattctaTTGACTTTGTCACACAATCATCCaatttgaagttcgtgtcgtaccgtccctctcttcCCCCTTTTAAGttctattagcgtgagcggtaCGGCAcgaattttgaacttcgtagtGCCAgtgcggtttgacctatcgcctctcaaacagagggtcgtgggttcaaaccccggctcgcacctttgagtttttccaaattcatgtgcggaattacatttgaaatttaccacaagctttgcggtgaaggaaaacattgtaaggaaacctgcactgaagttcccaatccgcactgggcccgcgtgggaactatagcccaagccctcttgttctgagaggaggcctgtgcccagcagtgggacgtatataggctgggatgatgatgatggtgagtgCCAGTGCTTACCAGACGGGAAGGGGCTGTTGCATCCAGCTGAAGACCCGAAGCTGACGATGCCCACCATGGTGGGGCGGCCGTCTGTGTCCACGAAGGTCAGGGGGCCGCCGCTATCACCCTGCCAGATGGAAACGTGGGTTAGTGAGGGTTTCTGATAGTGGTACCGCCTCCGCCATCCCTGCCAGCGAATTTCAagctttttcatcacactttgctcgtaaacagtgtcgtaacatgcaggctaccttggttgcaaccccccaaataaaaccctcgaccttaatgtgcttgtcatgaaacccgtggtcggtaaatgagtcattgcccgtactaattttcatgtcatgaagcccaaggtcggtcaatgagtttgttactgcatggcgtgctgctgctccgtgcgcgcgctgcacacgcacgccatgcacatgctgcggaggggggggggggagggcggcggggagctggcgctgccaaaagcgcaatcagcggtatcggcaatttttgaaaaaaaatcgtttttcttttacaaatatgcaattttactcgcaaatgtgatgaaaaacattgtatgtcgcacgggcggtactagaattacgaacatcaactcattaaagccctcagtcttcaacttcgggcttctaatagactctcgttcgtaattccttatttaccgcccttaagacacaatgctCCACCTGGCAAGAAGACTGTGCGGTGTCGTTGTAGTACTCCGCGCAGATGGTCTGGTCCTGGATGGTGGGACTGTTGTTGTACCACCAGCGGCACTCCTCGTTCGTGATGCCGCGGAGGTGCACCCAGCGGAGGACCTCGGAGGCGGCGCCGCCTGGCAACAGTGGGAGTCGAGTCCAAGAAAGAAACCAaagtccttgcttttgtttaatgagggctatcgttttttgtctttctagatggcgccactgttgcgtgaggttttaaagtgtggctttcaaagtctgttattacgggcgtgaaaacaaagtttagattaaaatcatatttaatacacctcaaaaccgtaccataaaaatatcgagcagccacagtgttgcgtagttcggaaaaaaagggaggacaaaagtttccgaaagacaaaactgtctcaaaacacagacattcaattgccccgtaacgcataattgccataattaatttcaggtacctaatgcaaaatattcacaaaattattcttattttattataaataaaccggcgtagctcacccaaaaactatgagatttgacatttcggagacctcacgctacactagcgcctctagcggcgaattcatacgcgatagccctcattgttttggtgttttaaattttatatgtgTGGGGATTACTGGGGTGGACCTTGAGTAAAAACAAAGGCCGTATGGCCTATCGTTTcttgtcatttgattgtgattgcgagtgtcagaaacgttacgcaatagaccttATGGACCCTGAGGGTTGTATCTATTTACCCTAGGGTCAGCaggctgtctgtccgtccgcagctttgctcagggactatcaatgctagaaagctgtaattttgcacggatatataagtaaacaatgccgacaaaatggtacaattgaaaataaatcaaaaaaattgtttaggctacctcccatagacgtaaagtggggatgatttttttttctcatccaaccctatagtgtggggtatcgttggataggtctcataaaaccattaggggtttgctaagacgatttttcgattcagtgatttgtttgcgaaatattcaactttaaaatgcaaatgtGGACATGGATGGTATTGCCCACCACAGGAAGTTGGGCTACACCGATTCGAAAATTCTATAGAGTCGACTCTGCTTCATCGCATTGGTCATGTCACGGCATGTCAGGgtctgaaaaataaccctagattcGATAATGCATATAATAAATACCTCTTAATAATGCCATCGCGCGCATGCGCATCTTAATAAATCTCCCCTGTGCTAAATAAACGGGATGCTGGTTTTTGCCACTCACCGTTCCACAGGTCGTCGGTTCTGCCGAAGCCGCTGACGGTGAACACCACGGCGGTGTAGTCCACGTTTTTCTGTCCGCTGTTCTGCAGACGGCACGGCTGGACGAACTCTGTGGACGGGTGGaaggcattattattattactttcagACTACCCTTGATCACTATGCATGCAGTTGCATGCACGACGTAGTttcaggtgacactctttcccggcctggacaataccgacatggaaacaCCCACCCTGCTtctcgtgtacacgcccatagaaactgatgTGAGCTTCTATGAGCGTGTACacgtacacgaaaaacagggtcggtaccTCCATCCCGGCATTATCCGGGCCGGGTAAGAGTGTCACCCGTAGTTTCGTCGAAATATCAGAAGCtcattcgtcatcatcatcagccggaagacgtccactgctgtacaaaagcctccccttagaacgtcacATATTGCATCTACCGGTTCGTGTCGTGGCCGCCACTCGAGGATCTTTTTCCCCGAAcgttttagttcattataaaGGTAGGTTAATCACGGTGTAGTTTATCTCGCAACATATACGCGAgtatttgttataataataagataTATACTCGCAAGACAAGCGGGTAGTTCTGctagcgtttcaaccgctacagtttcctgtcgcataaTTTGAAGAAATGGGAGACCGTGAGCAAgaaattttattgaattgtaACTGCACTGCATGTACATTGCACACCATATCGTTTTATGAAATCCTTCCACTCTACCcgactcatttcttcagtataagcaacaggaaactgatagcggttgaaaccaCAGATattagattacactagattacgcaaatgcatctacttcgcgtgtccgaaccccgaccaaacgtcggggttggccccatacaaagactgaccgctaactgcaATGACTATTCATGACTAGtcactgactcgagccccacggcgcgggcgggcggcgcatttgaatcgattttgcgcggacatcggggaattcacatcgctaattcgctcttgagacgtcacagtagatacaaaaaagtgacacggttggttttcatacaggttgaggtgtttgcgttattttgtgtaatctatatctgtggttgaaacgctcgtataACTAGATACCCAAGGCTTTAAAACACTGGTCACCAACAAAGCATTTCATGACCCAAACCCACCTCCGTAAGGGATGCTCTGCTCCAGCCCGAGTAGCGCGATATCGTCGGTCTGCACTCCCGCGCGGATCTCGTCGTACTCCGGGTGGATGTACTTCCTAGTGGTTTCCACGAGGTACTCCGGCCGCGTGAGGTTGGTCAGGCCGAGGCGGATCACGAAGGACTGCCGGCTTGATAAGTGGGGGAAGGACTTTGTCAAAAACGGTAGGTACTGGGGTAGTTACCCATAGGTATCGACCGCTTTTATCCCCTTCGGCCGCGTAGGCAACCAGAGCTTCGTAACCAGTAGCGGAAGAAAACTTTTTAGGTCTTTTTCGAAACCGGTTGCGaaagaaaactattttgttcttaTACGAAACCAGTTAAGTACGAACGAACTCTTTTTGTTCTTGCACGAAACTAGGATCAGGGATCGACttctggttttttactgaagcttattttcacagtagtgtttttttcaatcagaattgacacagacacagtgttgacggagctccgctcgcgcggagctcctacttttgggTAGtattggcccttcgggccgatgtaaaattaacataacctaaacctactatgtcttctgtgtcgattaaaattgggaattTTTTGTGAATGAGTTTCAAAAGAAGATTCTATGTTCTGTAtgcttcgacttcgggcttcttaTAGACTCtggttcgtaattccttatttaccgcccatAAGACACGATGTACCTACtatgattgattgattacgTTACTCACTTGGCCACACAATGCGCAGCGGTGATGACCCACTCGTGGTGTATGATGGAGCCGCCGCATGAGGACACTGTGCCCACAGCGTTCACCATCCGAAGGCTGATCTGGTGGGGGATCTGACCGTCCTCCGCCTCCCAACCGGCTACGATGCGCGAGCCTCCTGCTAGGGGGATTCTAGTAGTATTACACAGTGGCGTAGTGTGGGTAttagccgcccggggcggaagaaaattttgccgccgTCTTATTTATGGTATACTCATTCTTATTGGTCCGAACCGAATCGTAggtgcaacattttttttcatcgaaatacaaactgcaatatagatgcatagaaaaaccagaaaataagactAGCGCTGGGAGTCGAAcccagaaaaataaataaaaagaaaacaaacaatttggaattgaattaaaaaatacaaaaagattacaaaaaaacaatgtttactctactaactgtcactcttcagttatatatttgatttgataatgtccttttttgtactgtgacCTAATTCAACCACCAGACGCATCAGATAATTGTATACACATTGTATAGTGTATAAATAGGAAAGTTTGTTAGCGTATGTTTGTTTCTCTTTCACTctaaaacggttggacggattcGAATGAAATTTGATGTGTTGTTTGCTCCAGGATTTCTGGAATAATCcataggttaattttatttcggTATTTGTACATCCTGTTCACACacgtaaaatcccgaaatctcagtcactaataagtatttaatttatttatacctaccatTTCGCATATCTTCGATGAAAGCTTGCCCATCGCTCCTTAGGATTGGATCACcctgaaaaataaaagcaatgTTCAGAATCAAAGATCATCAACATAACACATTCGACGGAGGCGCCCCCTACGGATAGATCTTCCGAGCTTTCTAATTGTGTTTGGCGGATTGGTTGATTGTTCCCTCGCGGGCCTCGCCCCCTTTCTTTTTTGTATCAATTTTGTAGATCACCtacatatataaactttttgtgtgtttttttatccctttattgtaggtatagtGTTGTATTTGCTAAATGAAGTCACCTCAGTGAACtagtggatttttttttagaacaacggacccaatgagggctatcgttttttgtcttactagatggcgccactgttgcgcgaggtttttaagtgtggctttcaaagtctgttattacgggcgtgaaaacaaagtttagattaaaatcatatttaatacatcttaaaaccgtaccataaataAACCGAGCAAcaacagtcttgcgtagtcccgttttgttcggaaaaaaagggaggacaaaagttttcgaaagacaaaactgcctCAAACacttcattgccccgtaacgcatgattgccataattaatttcaggtaatgcaaaatattcacaaaattattctaattataattaaacccgcttagctcacccaaaaactatgagatttgacatttcggagacctcacgctacactagcgcctctagcggcgaattcatacgcgatagccctcattgcaac
The sequence above is a segment of the Choristoneura fumiferana chromosome 9, NRCan_CFum_1, whole genome shotgun sequence genome. Coding sequences within it:
- the LOC141430926 gene encoding trypsin-7-like isoform X2, with the translated sequence MAAAYFACILLVLGLVHGDPILRSDGQAFIEDMRNGGSRIVAGWEAEDGQIPHQISLRMVNAVGTVSSCGGSIIHHEWVITAAHCVANRQSFVIRLGLTNLTRPEYLVETTRKYIHPEYDEIRAGVQTDDIALLGLEQSIPYGEFVQPCRLQNSGQKNVDYTAVVFTVSGFGRTDDLWNGGAASEVLRWVHLRGITNEECRWWYNNSPTIQDQTICAEYYNDTAQSSCQGDSGGPLTFVDTDGRPTMVGIVSFGSSAGCNSPFPSAYVRPGHYHDWFYEVSGINFDWSSDDLESFKPIQLPIDVKV
- the LOC141430926 gene encoding trypsin-7-like isoform X1; this encodes MAAAYFACILLVLGLVHGDPILRSDGQAFIEDMRNAGGSRIVAGWEAEDGQIPHQISLRMVNAVGTVSSCGGSIIHHEWVITAAHCVANRQSFVIRLGLTNLTRPEYLVETTRKYIHPEYDEIRAGVQTDDIALLGLEQSIPYGEFVQPCRLQNSGQKNVDYTAVVFTVSGFGRTDDLWNGGAASEVLRWVHLRGITNEECRWWYNNSPTIQDQTICAEYYNDTAQSSCQGDSGGPLTFVDTDGRPTMVGIVSFGSSAGCNSPFPSAYVRPGHYHDWFYEVSGINFDWSSDDLESFKPIQLPIDVKV